Proteins from one Nitrospirota bacterium genomic window:
- a CDS encoding cysteine synthase family protein: protein MLYKSLIDAIGNTPLVEISRLNPNKNVKIYAKLEGANPTGSVKDRIAKYMIETAEREGILSKDKILLEPTSGNTGISLGMLARIKGYRLVAVMPECMSVERREVLKAFGVEIVLSPGDEGTNGAIRVAKKMAEENEDYIMLDQYSNPNNPGAHYYSTAVEILRDVQEPIDYFVAGLGTGGTLMGAGRRLKEHNPGTQIIAVQPYPKSGLQGLRSLLDGYVPPILDLNKL from the coding sequence ATGCTATATAAGTCGCTTATAGATGCGATTGGGAATACACCGCTGGTTGAGATAAGCAGGCTTAATCCCAATAAAAATGTTAAGATATATGCAAAGCTTGAGGGGGCTAATCCTACGGGGAGTGTTAAGGACCGCATTGCAAAATATATGATTGAAACCGCTGAGAGGGAAGGTATTCTCTCAAAAGACAAGATACTCCTTGAACCTACGAGCGGCAATACCGGCATATCCCTTGGTATGCTGGCCAGGATCAAGGGTTACAGGCTTGTTGCGGTAATGCCTGAGTGCATGAGCGTTGAAAGGCGTGAGGTCCTGAAGGCATTTGGTGTTGAGATAGTTCTTTCTCCTGGTGATGAAGGCACCAATGGCGCTATCAGGGTTGCAAAGAAGATGGCAGAAGAAAATGAAGACTATATCATGCTGGATCAATACAGCAATCCCAATAACCCCGGCGCCCATTATTACTCTACTGCAGTGGAAATTCTCAGGGATGTTCAGGAACCTATTGATTATTTCGTTGCAGGTCTTGGCACCGGCGGAACTCTTATGGGGGCCGGCAGACGTTTAAAGGAGCATAACCCCGGGACACAGATAATAGCAGTGCAGCCGTATCCTAAAAGCGGCCTGCAGGGACTGAGGAGCCTGCTGGATGGTTACGTGCCGCCTATACTTGATTTGAATAAACTCG